In Lycium barbarum isolate Lr01 chromosome 9, ASM1917538v2, whole genome shotgun sequence, the DNA window ACAATTTGTGCTTTAGACAGCCGTACATAGTTTGTTACTAGTTTAAGTGAGTTGTACATTCATTAATAATGATTAGTTGTAACTACTTAGTGATTATGAGTTAAAAGTGGTATGATATATAAGGACCATTTTGTACAGCAGCACAGTTCAGTTTTGATAATGGAATGAAAATATCTTCTTTCACTCATGCTCTCAATTCTCATACACAATTATACTTCTTCCATTGATCTAGCCTTAGCCTTTTAATAAGTATATTGTATCCTTTTGTTACTTTATGCAATGTTTGCCTTAATTGTTAAATTTAATTGTATTATCATTTTGGTGTGAACATGTCGTTACTTTATTTcttttctcattttacccttacttATTATGTTTGTTTTGGCTCTCGAAATTCGAACAccgtcatataaattgggacagaaaaAATATTAAGTAGGGAGTACAATTTCaaatattggaaaaaaaaaaacggtTTCGTCAACATCTCTTTAAATTAGCACAAAGTATCAGTTTCTCATTCATGCTGGATAATATCCTCTGATAGAGAATAAAATAATTTCACGaaattttttcctttttgagAAAGtgacaaaaggaaaaaaaaattacaaattcTATTGAATTTTTGGTGGTGGACATGTTTGATTCTTGTAGACGCATATACACATAGGTTCCCCTGGAGTTTTCTCCACACATTCTGTAGTAATATAACGCTTTCCAAATTTTTTCTGACATTGGAAGGAACAAAATggtatggtttcctcactacagGGAAGACCTGGATCAATTTCTGATTCACATACTGTCCAAGCATCTGCTGAGAGAACCTGAGTCATCACGAACATAACTGCAAAATAAATcattatacatagatat includes these proteins:
- the LOC132611204 gene encoding uncharacterized protein LOC132611204 gives rise to the protein MGELTTLFTNSFSMENFGLSHRCSIFLIAYIFVMFVMTQVLSADAWTVCESEIDPGLPCSEETIPFCSFQCQKKFGKRYITTECVEKTPGEPMCICVYKNQTCPPPKIQ